Proteins co-encoded in one Bacillus sp. FSL H8-0547 genomic window:
- a CDS encoding ABC transporter ATP-binding protein — translation MEKILEVKDLHISFHTFGGEVQAIRGVDFDLKKGETLAIVGESGSGKSVTTKSIMRLLPESNSDIKKGQILFGGKDLAKLSDKQMQKIRGKDISMIFQDPMTSLNPTMIVGKQIMEPIVKHQNMSKSQAKERAIELLRLVGIPKPELRFKQYPHQFSGGMRQRVVIAIALACNPKVLIADEPTTALDVTIQAQILELMKDLQKKIDTSIIFITHDLGVVANVADRVAVMYGGKIIEIGTVDEIFYNPQHPYTWGLISSMPSLDSQDQELYAIPGTPPNLLNPPKGDAFAARNEYAMQIDLEEQPPMFKVSDTHYAATWLLHPDAPIVEPPAAVKLRQRKFPEIKEGK, via the coding sequence ATGGAAAAAATACTTGAAGTAAAAGACTTGCACATCTCCTTCCATACATTTGGAGGAGAAGTACAGGCAATCCGCGGAGTTGACTTTGACCTGAAAAAAGGAGAGACACTTGCCATTGTAGGTGAATCCGGGTCAGGGAAATCGGTTACGACTAAGTCAATCATGCGTCTGCTGCCTGAAAGCAACTCTGACATAAAAAAAGGCCAGATCCTTTTTGGCGGCAAAGACCTTGCCAAGCTGAGCGATAAACAAATGCAGAAGATTCGCGGAAAAGACATCTCTATGATTTTCCAGGATCCGATGACCTCTTTGAACCCGACAATGATTGTCGGCAAACAGATTATGGAACCAATTGTGAAGCACCAGAATATGAGCAAATCACAGGCGAAAGAGAGAGCGATTGAGCTGCTTCGTCTTGTAGGGATACCAAAGCCCGAGCTTCGCTTTAAGCAATATCCGCACCAATTTTCAGGCGGTATGAGACAAAGGGTTGTAATTGCAATTGCTCTTGCCTGCAATCCTAAAGTCTTAATTGCGGACGAGCCGACAACAGCTCTTGATGTTACGATTCAGGCCCAGATCCTTGAGCTGATGAAGGATCTTCAAAAGAAAATCGATACATCCATTATTTTCATTACGCATGACCTTGGAGTCGTGGCAAACGTTGCTGACCGGGTTGCAGTCATGTATGGCGGCAAGATTATTGAAATCGGCACAGTCGATGAAATTTTCTATAATCCGCAGCATCCATATACATGGGGATTAATCAGTTCGATGCCAAGTCTTGATTCTCAGGACCAGGAACTGTATGCCATTCCGGGTACGCCTCCGAACTTGCTAAACCCTCCAAAAGGTGATGCATTCGCTGCCCGTAATGAATATGCGATGCAGATTGACTTAGAAGAGCAGCCTCCAATGTTTAAAGTGTCCGATACCCATTATGCGGCAACATGGCTGCTCCATCCGGACGCTCCTATAGTTGAACCGCCGGCAGCTGTTAAACTGCGCCAGCGCAAGTTCCCTGAAATCAAGGAGGGAAAATAA
- the opp3C gene encoding oligopeptide ABC transporter permease: MAEKEISKELFQPAKIDSSKSEEINKPSLNYWQDAWLRVRKNKAAVASLVVIVLLTLLAFIGPAVSGYDSARQKATHSNLPPRIQGLENVSWLPFDGTRTLNNGEEVNVYEQKQIKEYYWLGTDNLGRDQFTRIWKGTQISLYIAFLAAFIDMVIGVAYGAISGYFGGRIDNVMQRIIEVLMGIPNLVVVILMILILKPGIISITVALTITGWVGMARVVRAQVLKLKNQEFVLASRTLGASHSKIIFKHLIPNLVGVIIINTMFTIPNAIFFEAFLSFIGLGLQDPIASLGTLIDEGFKSMRAFPYQMIYPAIVISVIMVAFNMIADGLRDALDPKMRD; this comes from the coding sequence ATGGCAGAAAAAGAAATCAGCAAAGAATTGTTCCAGCCCGCTAAAATTGATTCCTCTAAGAGTGAAGAGATTAACAAACCAAGTTTAAACTACTGGCAGGACGCCTGGCTTCGCGTAAGAAAAAACAAAGCTGCAGTTGCAAGCTTAGTTGTCATCGTATTATTGACGCTGCTTGCTTTTATCGGGCCTGCTGTCAGCGGATATGATTCAGCCCGCCAAAAAGCGACGCACTCCAACCTGCCGCCCCGCATTCAGGGACTTGAAAATGTGAGCTGGCTTCCATTCGACGGGACAAGAACCCTTAATAATGGAGAAGAAGTGAATGTGTACGAGCAAAAACAAATTAAAGAGTACTACTGGCTTGGAACAGATAACCTTGGACGAGATCAGTTCACGCGTATCTGGAAAGGAACGCAGATCTCTCTTTACATCGCCTTCCTTGCAGCCTTTATTGATATGGTGATCGGAGTTGCCTATGGAGCTATTTCAGGCTACTTCGGAGGACGAATTGACAATGTCATGCAGCGTATTATTGAAGTACTGATGGGAATACCGAACCTTGTTGTTGTTATTCTCATGATCCTGATTTTGAAACCGGGTATTATCTCAATCACTGTAGCCCTGACGATAACTGGATGGGTCGGAATGGCGCGGGTTGTGCGTGCGCAGGTACTTAAACTTAAAAATCAGGAATTTGTTCTTGCTTCCAGAACGCTTGGGGCGAGTCATTCGAAAATTATCTTTAAACATTTAATCCCGAACCTGGTCGGTGTCATTATCATCAATACGATGTTCACGATTCCGAATGCGATTTTCTTTGAAGCATTCCTGAGCTTTATCGGTCTTGGACTTCAGGATCCGATAGCTTCACTTGGAACGCTGATTGATGAAGGATTCAAATCGATGAGAGCATTCCCATATCAAATGATTTACCCTGCGATCGTAATCAGTGTCATTATGGTTGCATTCAATATGATTGCTGACGGACTGCGCGATGCGCTTGATCCGAAAATGAGAGACTAG
- the opp3b gene encoding oligopeptide ABC transporter permease, translating to MVKYLGQRMIYMLITLILIASFTFFLMKLIPGTPFNSAKLSDSQIEIMKEKYGLDEPVPVQYITYMTNIVKGDFGVSFQFDNTPVSELLAARIAPSATLGFQAMFVGTLFGIFLGVIGALRQNTWVDYGATFFAVIGKSIPSFVFAGLLQYYVGVKLGWLPVAFWRGPEYSILPTIALAMFPIAIAARFMRTEMIDVLNSDYITLAKAKGASYFEIAFKHALRNALIPVVTVLGPLAVGLMTGSLVIEKIFSVPGLGEQFVKSITVNDYPVIMGTTLLFAFLFVVIILVVDILYGIIDPRIRLAGGKK from the coding sequence ATGGTCAAATATTTAGGGCAACGCATGATTTACATGTTAATCACATTGATATTAATTGCCTCTTTCACATTTTTCCTAATGAAACTGATCCCCGGTACTCCATTTAACAGTGCCAAACTTTCTGACTCGCAAATTGAGATTATGAAAGAAAAATACGGGCTGGATGAACCTGTACCAGTGCAGTATATCACCTATATGACCAATATTGTAAAAGGTGATTTTGGAGTATCTTTCCAATTCGACAACACTCCGGTATCTGAGCTATTGGCTGCTCGTATCGCCCCTTCTGCAACCCTCGGATTTCAGGCAATGTTTGTAGGAACACTATTTGGGATTTTTCTAGGTGTCATTGGTGCTTTGCGGCAAAACACCTGGGTGGATTACGGAGCAACATTTTTTGCTGTCATAGGAAAATCCATTCCGTCATTCGTTTTTGCGGGACTCCTTCAATATTACGTTGGCGTTAAACTTGGATGGCTTCCTGTTGCTTTCTGGCGCGGGCCTGAGTACAGCATTCTGCCGACGATCGCTCTTGCGATGTTCCCGATTGCGATTGCTGCCCGTTTTATGAGAACGGAAATGATCGATGTTTTGAATTCTGACTACATCACGCTTGCCAAAGCAAAAGGTGCAAGCTACTTTGAAATTGCGTTTAAACATGCGCTCAGAAACGCGCTGATTCCTGTTGTAACGGTTCTTGGACCTCTTGCAGTAGGTTTGATGACAGGATCTCTTGTCATTGAAAAGATTTTCTCTGTACCGGGTCTTGGAGAGCAGTTCGTTAAATCGATCACTGTTAATGATTATCCGGTCATCATGGGTACAACCCTGCTGTTTGCATTCCTTTTTGTCGTCATCATTCTTGTTGTCGATATCCTTTACGGCATCATTGACCCACGAATTCGTTTAGCGGGAGGTAAAAAATAA
- a CDS encoding peptide ABC transporter substrate-binding protein gives MKKSKFSLLLVLSLVLSVFLTACYGGGGSSSSDGGEKDKDSKEAADVPQELKVLESSEIPSMDSVLAEDTISLSQLNNTNEGLYRIDENQEPIPGMADGEPEANEDGTEYTIKIKEDAKWSNGEPVTANDFVFAWQRALNPDTGSAYGPYMMMGKIKNAEALYNGKAKPEDLGVKAQDEKTLVVTLEKPIPFFKSLMAFPTFYPQNQKFVEEQGENFGKKSENLVFNGPFSIAGWEGPADTEWTLEKNAEYWDAKNVSLEKITFNVSKDPQAAANAFEAGEADVTPKLSTPAVIAQYDGDDRLKRWLEPTIFWLKLNQKNEALANVNIRKAIAMAFNKEDLTNEILNNGSKPANYAVPAEFVTHPETGEDFREVNKDLLTYNPEEAKKLWEKGLAEIGKKEVKLVYLGGDTETSKTVDSYMKDQLQNTLPGLTIEVQSVPFSVRLDRDKTMDYDIQAAGWGPDYLDPISFSDLWITDGGNNRMAYSNEKYDKLLKDAQTTLANDPAKRFAALQEAEKVLLEEDAGIAPMYQRASNLLINKKVEGFTYHLVGPEYSYKWIKITDAE, from the coding sequence ATGAAAAAGTCAAAATTTTCATTGCTTTTAGTCCTTTCGCTTGTACTGAGCGTTTTCTTAACTGCTTGCTACGGCGGAGGCGGATCCAGTTCTTCTGATGGAGGAGAAAAAGACAAAGACTCTAAAGAAGCAGCTGATGTTCCTCAGGAGCTGAAAGTACTTGAATCTTCTGAGATTCCATCTATGGACTCAGTTCTTGCAGAAGATACAATCAGTTTATCTCAATTAAACAATACGAATGAAGGTTTATACCGTATTGATGAAAACCAGGAGCCGATCCCGGGCATGGCTGACGGCGAGCCGGAAGCTAACGAAGACGGCACTGAGTACACAATCAAAATTAAAGAAGATGCTAAATGGTCAAACGGAGAGCCTGTAACAGCAAATGACTTTGTATTTGCATGGCAGCGCGCTCTTAACCCTGATACTGGATCTGCTTACGGTCCATACATGATGATGGGTAAAATCAAAAATGCTGAAGCATTATATAATGGTAAAGCTAAACCTGAAGATCTTGGAGTGAAAGCTCAAGACGAAAAGACACTTGTTGTCACTCTTGAAAAACCGATTCCTTTCTTCAAGTCATTAATGGCATTCCCTACGTTCTACCCGCAAAACCAAAAGTTTGTTGAAGAGCAAGGCGAAAACTTCGGTAAAAAGTCTGAAAATTTAGTGTTCAACGGACCATTCTCAATTGCTGGATGGGAAGGACCTGCTGATACTGAGTGGACTTTAGAGAAAAACGCTGAGTACTGGGATGCAAAAAATGTAAGTCTTGAGAAAATTACGTTCAACGTATCTAAAGATCCTCAAGCAGCAGCTAATGCATTCGAAGCTGGAGAAGCTGATGTAACTCCTAAGCTTTCAACACCTGCTGTTATCGCTCAATACGATGGTGACGACCGCCTGAAAAGATGGTTAGAGCCTACAATTTTCTGGCTGAAGCTTAACCAGAAGAACGAAGCTCTTGCTAACGTAAACATCCGTAAAGCAATTGCTATGGCATTTAATAAAGAAGATTTAACAAACGAAATTCTAAACAACGGTTCTAAACCGGCTAACTATGCTGTACCTGCTGAATTTGTTACACACCCTGAAACGGGCGAAGATTTCCGTGAAGTTAACAAGGACCTTCTGACTTACAACCCTGAAGAAGCTAAAAAACTTTGGGAAAAAGGATTAGCAGAAATCGGCAAGAAAGAAGTCAAGCTTGTATACCTTGGCGGAGACACTGAAACATCTAAAACAGTTGACTCTTACATGAAAGACCAGCTTCAAAACACGCTTCCTGGTTTAACAATCGAAGTTCAGAGCGTACCTTTCAGCGTGCGTCTTGACCGCGACAAAACTATGGATTACGACATCCAGGCTGCTGGATGGGGTCCTGACTATCTAGACCCGATCTCATTCTCTGATCTATGGATCACAGATGGCGGAAACAACAGAATGGCATATTCAAACGAAAAATATGACAAACTTCTAAAAGACGCTCAAACAACTCTAGCTAATGATCCGGCTAAGCGTTTTGCTGCTCTTCAAGAAGCTGAAAAAGTACTATTAGAAGAAGATGCGGGTATCGCTCCTATGTATCAGCGTGCTTCAAACCTTCTGATCAACAAAAAGGTTGAAGGCTTTACGTACCACCTTGTAGGACCTGAATACAGCTACAAGTGGATTAAAATCACTGACGCTGAGTAA
- a CDS encoding DUF3899 domain-containing protein gives MNRKLFLSAFTVSFVLVFLLSLLFYQEISLLHYINISFYISGVLLFASLFLLVAEGGFFDGITQGFRRTFQSKGRDLDKKEVEEMRLFSELLRVEYTPFLLAGLLLAATMLAALAVYYF, from the coding sequence ATGAATCGAAAATTATTTTTATCAGCCTTCACCGTGTCATTTGTTCTAGTCTTTCTGCTTTCACTGCTTTTCTATCAGGAGATCAGCCTGTTGCATTATATCAATATTTCATTTTACATTTCCGGGGTTCTGCTCTTTGCTTCCCTTTTCCTTCTAGTGGCTGAAGGCGGATTTTTTGACGGCATCACTCAAGGGTTCAGAAGAACCTTTCAATCCAAAGGCCGGGATCTTGATAAAAAGGAAGTAGAGGAAATGAGACTGTTTTCTGAACTTCTTCGGGTTGAATATACTCCGTTCCTGCTTGCCGGACTGCTGCTTGCGGCTACGATGCTTGCTGCTCTTGCTGTTTATTATTTCTGA
- the trpS gene encoding tryptophan--tRNA ligase — protein sequence MKTIFSGIQPTGNVTLGNYIGAMKQFVDLQNDYDCYFCIVDQHAITQPQDRLQLRKSIKSLAALYLAVGLDPEKATLFIQSEVPAHAQAGWMMQCVAYIGELERMTQFKDKSAGKEAVSAGLLTYPPLMAADILLYKTDLVPVGEDQKQHLELTRDLAERFNKKYNDIFTVPEVRIPKIGARIMSLADPTKKMSKSDPNQKAFITLLDDPKVIEKKIKSAVTDSEGIVKFDKENKPGVSNLLSIYSILSGISIEDLEKKYEGKGYGDFKADTAAAVINALQPIQETYYALVESDELDEILDRGAERANAQAGKMIKKMESAMGLGRKRK from the coding sequence ATGAAAACCATTTTTTCGGGCATCCAGCCCACAGGTAATGTTACGTTAGGAAACTATATCGGAGCTATGAAACAGTTTGTGGACCTGCAGAATGACTATGACTGCTATTTTTGCATTGTCGACCAGCATGCAATTACACAGCCGCAGGATCGTCTGCAGCTCCGCAAAAGCATAAAAAGCCTTGCAGCACTATATTTAGCTGTTGGACTTGATCCTGAAAAAGCAACATTGTTCATTCAGTCAGAGGTTCCGGCGCACGCACAGGCTGGATGGATGATGCAATGTGTGGCCTACATCGGCGAACTTGAGCGAATGACTCAGTTCAAGGACAAATCGGCTGGCAAAGAAGCCGTTTCTGCCGGTCTGTTAACCTATCCGCCTCTAATGGCAGCCGACATTCTACTATATAAAACGGATCTCGTTCCAGTCGGCGAAGACCAAAAACAGCACCTGGAGCTCACAAGAGACTTAGCTGAACGCTTTAATAAAAAATACAATGACATCTTTACCGTCCCTGAAGTGCGTATTCCAAAGATCGGTGCAAGGATTATGTCCCTTGCAGATCCGACGAAAAAAATGAGCAAATCAGATCCAAACCAGAAAGCTTTCATTACACTGCTGGACGATCCTAAAGTGATTGAAAAGAAAATCAAAAGCGCGGTTACCGATTCGGAGGGCATCGTAAAATTTGATAAAGAGAACAAACCGGGTGTATCTAACCTTCTCTCCATCTATTCCATTCTTTCAGGCATTTCCATCGAAGACCTGGAGAAAAAATATGAAGGAAAAGGCTACGGAGATTTTAAAGCGGACACCGCTGCTGCCGTGATTAACGCCCTGCAGCCTATTCAGGAAACATACTATGCCCTTGTTGAATCAGATGAACTTGACGAAATCCTTGACCGCGGGGCTGAACGTGCAAACGCACAGGCAGGAAAAATGATTAAAAAGATGGAAAGCGCTATGGGTCTTGGAAGAAAACGAAAATAA
- a CDS encoding STAS domain-containing protein, which yields MISEKVNVEELQAEIIELKRQLREQEELIRDISVPIIPSIIPETILVPITGKLSSERFDRITSKILETSHANEVATVIIDFTAISEREIGEVELFGSYIQQLTAAVRLMGIQILFVGFGPAVIQLLISSGLSNGQDIKTFLTFRTALQYLMVQKGMEFEKM from the coding sequence ATGATAAGTGAAAAAGTAAATGTGGAAGAGCTGCAGGCAGAGATTATCGAATTGAAAAGGCAGCTTCGGGAACAGGAAGAACTGATCAGAGATATTTCTGTTCCGATTATTCCTTCGATCATACCGGAGACCATTCTTGTGCCGATTACCGGGAAGCTTTCATCAGAACGGTTTGATAGGATTACGTCTAAAATCTTGGAAACATCTCACGCAAATGAAGTCGCTACTGTCATCATCGATTTTACCGCCATATCAGAACGGGAAATCGGGGAGGTAGAACTGTTTGGATCCTATATCCAGCAGTTGACGGCCGCTGTAAGGCTCATGGGGATTCAGATTCTGTTCGTCGGTTTTGGCCCTGCTGTCATCCAGCTGTTAATTTCATCTGGCTTATCAAACGGCCAGGACATCAAGACATTCTTAACCTTCCGGACGGCACTGCAGTACTTAATGGTGCAAAAAGGCATGGAGTTTGAAAAAATGTAG
- a CDS encoding YjbA family protein, translating to MLFLHDVWVNWFEGEENGYNVCHFHEWRKDDSVELLDQVPLFRVNSVLFHYIENDLSELPQGLLKDAFQKAYIRKNHERIQLDYCFVVTDGEGILAVDTIGYSIPVRKSRLIPRQEQLVYEMIKDVEAEEYTYEAEILEKEFHILSPSPSQMSGLTRKERQLKQLLFMALDQLQSTKNAAEVKYWYTEWNPSMYETIQDLSFEDVWQKLYNETVSGWSPKHMILTENLIKGQPFFEKLWDMEHESKVN from the coding sequence ATGTTGTTTCTTCATGATGTATGGGTGAATTGGTTCGAGGGTGAAGAAAACGGGTACAATGTGTGTCATTTTCACGAATGGAGAAAAGACGACAGTGTTGAGCTTTTAGATCAAGTTCCTCTGTTCAGAGTAAATTCAGTTTTATTCCATTATATTGAAAACGATTTGTCGGAACTGCCACAGGGACTGCTGAAGGACGCCTTTCAAAAGGCATATATCAGAAAAAATCATGAGCGGATTCAGCTTGATTATTGTTTTGTCGTTACAGACGGCGAAGGAATTCTTGCCGTTGATACAATCGGCTACAGTATTCCCGTCCGCAAAAGCCGGCTCATTCCAAGGCAGGAACAGCTGGTATATGAAATGATAAAAGATGTAGAAGCTGAAGAATATACATACGAGGCAGAAATTCTTGAAAAAGAGTTTCACATCCTCTCGCCAAGTCCATCTCAAATGAGCGGGCTGACCCGCAAGGAGAGACAGCTTAAGCAGCTGCTGTTTATGGCCCTGGATCAGCTTCAGTCAACAAAGAATGCAGCTGAAGTGAAATACTGGTATACAGAGTGGAATCCGTCTATGTACGAAACCATTCAGGACCTGAGCTTTGAGGATGTGTGGCAAAAGCTTTACAATGAGACTGTTTCAGGCTGGAGCCCAAAACACATGATTCTTACAGAAAACCTGATTAAAGGCCAGCCCTTTTTTGAAAAACTGTGGGATATGGAGCATGAATCAAAAGTAAATTAA
- the opp4C gene encoding oligopeptide ABC transporter permease, which translates to MAQTNLTPETSGQLAVHGIKANPDTLTKIFFRKFAKNKLAVAGAAFLIFIISAALLAPVIAPYAYETQDLTKKLVPPGGAENLLGTDRFGRDLLTRLLYGAQVSLLVGFASVLGSITIGTVVGAIAGYFGGIIDAILMRFVDIVLSIPQIFLLITLVTIFKPGVDKLIIIFAVLGWTTTARLVRGEFLSLRTREFVLASKTIGTKSFKIIFSHILPNAIGPIIVSATLSVGGVILAESTLSYLGLGIQPPTASWGNMLQDAQNFTILLTSPWYPLLPGSLILLTVLAFNFVGDGLRDALDPKVNE; encoded by the coding sequence ATGGCACAAACTAACCTGACACCGGAAACTTCTGGTCAGCTGGCGGTTCACGGAATCAAAGCGAACCCTGACACGTTAACAAAAATATTCTTCAGAAAGTTTGCCAAAAACAAACTGGCTGTTGCAGGTGCTGCATTCCTGATCTTTATCATCTCTGCAGCACTCCTGGCACCTGTCATTGCACCATATGCTTATGAGACACAGGATTTGACGAAAAAATTAGTTCCGCCGGGCGGAGCTGAGAATTTGCTTGGAACAGACCGGTTTGGACGCGACTTGCTGACGCGTTTGCTTTACGGGGCGCAAGTATCCCTGCTTGTCGGGTTTGCTTCAGTGCTAGGTTCCATCACAATCGGCACGGTTGTTGGAGCAATTGCCGGTTATTTTGGAGGCATCATTGATGCCATTCTAATGCGATTTGTGGATATTGTTCTTTCTATCCCGCAAATTTTTCTTCTGATCACTCTTGTAACAATCTTTAAACCGGGTGTGGATAAGCTGATCATCATATTTGCCGTACTTGGGTGGACGACAACTGCGCGTCTTGTCCGCGGTGAATTCCTGTCGCTGCGCACACGCGAGTTCGTTCTCGCTTCTAAGACAATTGGAACGAAAAGCTTTAAGATTATTTTCTCGCACATTCTTCCGAATGCGATTGGGCCGATCATCGTTTCTGCTACCCTTTCAGTAGGCGGAGTTATTCTTGCTGAGTCAACGCTCAGCTACCTTGGTCTTGGCATTCAGCCTCCGACAGCAAGCTGGGGCAATATGCTGCAGGATGCACAGAACTTCACCATTCTGCTGACATCGCCTTGGTACCCGCTATTGCCGGGTTCATTAATTCTCCTGACAGTTCTTGCCTTCAACTTTGTAGGGGACGGGTTAAGAGACGCGCTGGATCCAAAAGTAAACGAATAA
- a CDS encoding ABC transporter permease translates to MLTYIVRRTLMAIPLLLGITIISFAIIRLAPGDPTTLLMDPTISPADKAKFMEKYGLNDPVHIQYLKWLGSMVQGDFGTSLIRKGVPVSEMIMNRLPNTLLLMVVSTVLALIIAIPFGIISAARPYTKVDYTVSVTSFLGLATPNFWLGLILIMVFAVQLNWFPTGGTSTLNAEFSIWDRIHHLMLPAFVLASADMAGLTRYSRSSMFDVLKQDYMRTARAKGFKESKVIIKHGVRNGLIPIITIFGLMIPSFIGGAVVVEKIFSWPGIGLLFIDSAFQRDYPVIMALTVISAVFVVIGNLIADILYAIFDPRIEY, encoded by the coding sequence GTGCTTACTTATATCGTCCGCCGAACATTGATGGCTATTCCCTTATTGTTAGGTATTACAATTATCTCGTTTGCGATTATCAGACTTGCACCTGGAGACCCGACAACACTTTTGATGGATCCGACCATCAGCCCTGCTGATAAGGCGAAATTTATGGAGAAATACGGATTAAATGATCCTGTTCACATTCAGTATTTGAAATGGCTTGGAAGCATGGTGCAGGGTGACTTCGGTACATCGCTTATCCGTAAGGGTGTGCCTGTAAGCGAAATGATTATGAACCGTTTGCCGAATACGTTATTGCTAATGGTTGTCTCAACTGTTCTAGCTCTGATCATTGCCATTCCATTTGGCATCATCTCTGCAGCAAGACCTTACACAAAAGTTGATTACACTGTATCTGTCACTTCTTTCCTTGGACTGGCTACCCCGAACTTCTGGCTCGGTCTTATTCTGATCATGGTCTTTGCCGTGCAGCTCAACTGGTTCCCGACCGGAGGAACCTCAACCTTGAATGCCGAATTCAGCATATGGGACAGGATTCACCATCTCATGCTGCCTGCATTTGTTCTTGCCTCTGCCGATATGGCGGGCTTGACGAGGTATTCAAGGTCAAGCATGTTCGACGTCCTTAAGCAGGATTATATGAGAACTGCCCGTGCAAAAGGGTTTAAAGAATCGAAAGTCATTATTAAACACGGCGTGCGAAATGGATTGATTCCAATCATCACAATTTTCGGTCTGATGATTCCTTCCTTTATCGGAGGAGCTGTCGTTGTTGAGAAGATTTTCTCATGGCCTGGAATTGGACTTCTTTTCATCGATTCTGCATTCCAGCGTGATTATCCGGTTATTATGGCGTTAACTGTTATTTCAGCTGTTTTTGTCGTCATCGGAAACTTAATTGCTGACATTCTTTACGCAATCTTCGATCCGAGAATCGAGTACTAG